A genomic segment from Deinococcus sp. YIM 77859 encodes:
- a CDS encoding helix-turn-helix domain-containing protein: protein MTAINPEELGVSSPIVPAFLSVPDAAAYLGVHPALVYKEIRAGRLRAVKIGAKVIRIPREALEAYTAAQSTGAN, encoded by the coding sequence TTGACTGCGATCAACCCTGAAGAGCTGGGCGTGTCTTCGCCCATCGTGCCCGCGTTCCTGAGCGTGCCGGATGCTGCCGCCTACCTGGGCGTACACCCGGCCCTGGTTTACAAAGAGATTCGCGCCGGTCGACTTCGCGCTGTGAAGATCGGCGCGAAGGTCATCCGCATTCCCCGTGAGGCACTGGAGGCATACACGGCGGCACAGAGCACGGGGGCCAACTAA
- a CDS encoding tyrosine-type recombinase/integrase, protein MARAKRVDKAKNGNGRGTIDQLPSGKWRWRITVGLKPDGTPMRKSGTAPTEKAAWAAMTQAQADHLRGGVAAPARVTLGEWLERWLGGKEAGLAAKTRHNYRKLIDLHITPHLGRKRLQEVRPADLRALYAHLTGAGLGDSMQRQVHNVLHGAFAEALRLELVMRDPSAVVRPSPVRRQTAPVDKALTAEEVATLLPVLQASRWGLIFEFMLHTGLRRGEACGLKWEHVDLEGGVIHIRENLVSINGAVQVSTPKTAKSARRVHLSSEGLGCLRRQRDLQAFEREALTAGPVPGHAKDYQRKRLWTDTGYVFTGISGVRLNPENLGRYLHKLCEEAKIRPVTVHGLRHTHASLMLRRGVPLEVVSEKLGHSRPSFTADVYRTVYQSEHEEWAVNLSELTGGRPRVVN, encoded by the coding sequence ATGGCACGGGCCAAGAGGGTCGACAAGGCGAAGAACGGCAACGGGCGCGGCACCATCGACCAACTTCCGAGCGGGAAGTGGCGCTGGAGGATCACGGTTGGTCTGAAGCCGGACGGCACGCCCATGCGCAAGAGCGGCACGGCCCCCACAGAGAAGGCGGCCTGGGCCGCGATGACCCAGGCCCAGGCGGATCACCTGCGGGGCGGGGTAGCCGCGCCTGCCCGCGTGACCCTGGGCGAGTGGCTGGAGCGGTGGCTGGGGGGCAAGGAAGCGGGGCTGGCCGCGAAGACGCGGCACAACTACCGGAAGTTGATCGACCTGCACATCACGCCCCACCTGGGCCGGAAGCGCCTGCAGGAAGTGCGACCCGCTGACCTCCGGGCGCTCTATGCCCACCTGACCGGGGCGGGGCTGGGCGATTCCATGCAGCGTCAGGTGCACAACGTCCTGCATGGGGCCTTCGCTGAGGCGCTGCGCCTAGAGCTGGTGATGCGTGACCCTTCTGCTGTGGTGCGGCCCTCTCCGGTGCGGCGGCAGACTGCGCCGGTCGATAAGGCGCTGACAGCGGAAGAGGTCGCTACGCTGCTTCCCGTGCTGCAGGCGAGCCGCTGGGGGCTGATCTTTGAATTCATGCTGCACACCGGCCTACGCCGGGGCGAAGCGTGCGGCCTGAAGTGGGAGCACGTCGACCTAGAGGGGGGCGTCATCCACATTCGGGAGAATCTGGTGTCGATCAATGGAGCCGTGCAGGTGAGCACCCCAAAGACGGCGAAGAGTGCGCGACGGGTGCATCTCTCCAGCGAGGGCCTGGGCTGCCTGCGCCGTCAGCGTGACCTGCAGGCCTTTGAACGGGAGGCGCTGACCGCTGGGCCGGTACCGGGGCACGCGAAGGACTACCAGAGGAAGCGCCTCTGGACCGACACCGGCTATGTCTTCACGGGCATATCAGGCGTCCGGCTGAACCCGGAGAACCTGGGCCGCTACCTGCACAAGCTCTGCGAAGAGGCGAAGATTAGGCCCGTGACGGTGCACGGCCTGCGCCACACGCACGCGTCCCTGATGCTGCGCCGTGGGGTGCCGCTGGAGGTGGTCAGCGAGAAGCTGGGGCACTCGCGCCCGTCCTTCACTGCAGACGTGTACCGGACGGTCTACCAGAGCGAGCATGAAGAGTGGGCGGTCAACCTGAGCGAGCTGACCGGGGGGCGGCCCAGGGTCGTAAATTAG
- a CDS encoding YfjI family protein, whose product MTASALTASPEAPAHLPPLEFLTVLYGGAEAKGAVEFRFLPSGKRVFMPWPIFDGHPDLFTLEQAPAGQQVYFGISLRKDSSGGSKENCLPTHLQWVDFDLKGTPYTGGRTDVLNMTPEELREAAQVLCRDVLAKAEALGLPVRLVVYSGHGLQVYWARPARSTLEDTERYNRALVAEYGPEYGADTKTVDAQRIFRVPGGRNLKNPARPLPVEVWYIDAGAVTPRESLEALAQAHAPRPAPPPPPRLKRPTPAPPEQGDVIQAFNARYDIHEMLTRYGYTRDGDRYTRPGEDASGRDVKLLENARGVLCSYHHSSNDPLADTPDAAHLQEPFDLYRLYEHSGDYRAAVKAAAEELGLSPVDGEGIRVGPRQAAPALEWGPRQPLPPKLPPVPTMPPEMLPPALRGWLVDAAELACVPLEGMAAPAVVGLSGLIGRSVRIDPEGLGDWIVTPNLWGGVVLRPSALKSMQLDRALEPLQALENRARDEFRDGEIDRELRLESLKAQEEQIKKAARTKGGSLDLDALRKLREELREAAPVATRYVVNNVTYEKLGELLGENPRGLTMVRDELAGWIDHMSREENAEARGFFLTSWNGDGSYDFDRIGRGTVRVDHLCLAVVGMIQPGPMQQFLRRSRAGTAGDVGLLQRFQLLIYPDGMPKWVRRGHPADPQAKARAFAVYEALDTLRRSAEPVTLTFTDEAQAVFREWRDTLENRLRGGELVDSPAFESHLGKYRSLVPSLALIFHLVEVAQAHPDPATLPPVSIDALELALNWAEFLELHARKVYAVEVGGFHAPAYALVDKIKAGAVRDGDRLYALRRKEWAGLKDEELGLALSALTEWGWVQVEVVETGGRPAEVLRLHPELTGGEA is encoded by the coding sequence GTGACCGCCTCCGCTCTGACCGCCTCCCCAGAGGCCCCGGCCCACCTGCCCCCCCTGGAGTTCCTGACCGTGCTGTACGGCGGCGCAGAGGCGAAGGGGGCGGTAGAGTTCCGCTTCCTGCCCTCTGGCAAACGGGTCTTCATGCCGTGGCCCATCTTCGACGGGCACCCGGACCTCTTCACGCTGGAGCAGGCCCCGGCAGGGCAACAGGTGTACTTCGGGATCAGCCTCCGCAAAGACTCCAGTGGGGGCAGCAAGGAGAACTGCCTCCCGACGCACCTTCAATGGGTCGACTTCGACCTGAAGGGGACGCCCTACACGGGCGGTCGGACGGACGTGCTGAACATGACCCCGGAGGAACTGCGGGAGGCTGCCCAGGTGCTCTGCCGTGACGTGCTGGCAAAGGCAGAGGCGCTGGGCCTCCCGGTGCGCCTGGTGGTCTACTCCGGGCACGGCCTGCAGGTGTACTGGGCACGTCCGGCCCGGTCGACCCTGGAAGACACCGAACGCTATAACCGCGCCCTGGTTGCCGAGTACGGCCCGGAATATGGGGCAGACACGAAGACAGTCGACGCCCAGCGCATTTTTCGGGTGCCCGGTGGCCGCAACCTGAAGAATCCGGCGCGGCCTCTGCCGGTCGAAGTCTGGTACATCGACGCGGGCGCAGTGACGCCCCGTGAATCCCTGGAGGCGCTGGCCCAGGCCCACGCCCCCAGGCCTGCGCCTCCCCCTCCCCCCCGGCTCAAGCGTCCCACGCCCGCCCCCCCGGAGCAGGGCGACGTGATCCAGGCCTTTAACGCCCGGTACGACATTCACGAGATGCTGACCCGCTACGGGTACACACGGGACGGCGACCGCTACACGCGGCCCGGTGAGGATGCGTCAGGCCGTGACGTGAAGTTGCTGGAGAACGCACGCGGGGTGCTGTGCTCCTACCATCACTCCAGCAATGACCCCCTTGCCGATACCCCGGACGCGGCCCACCTGCAGGAACCCTTCGACCTGTACCGCCTGTATGAGCACAGCGGCGACTACAGAGCGGCAGTGAAGGCAGCGGCAGAGGAGCTGGGCCTCTCCCCTGTCGACGGCGAAGGCATCCGCGTAGGCCCCAGGCAGGCCGCGCCTGCCCTGGAATGGGGCCCGCGTCAGCCCTTGCCGCCAAAGCTGCCGCCCGTGCCCACCATGCCCCCGGAGATGCTGCCCCCCGCGCTAAGGGGGTGGCTCGTCGACGCGGCAGAGCTGGCCTGTGTCCCCCTGGAGGGTATGGCCGCGCCCGCCGTGGTTGGCCTCTCCGGGCTGATCGGGCGCTCTGTACGGATCGACCCGGAGGGCCTGGGGGATTGGATCGTCACGCCTAACCTCTGGGGCGGTGTGGTGCTGCGCCCCAGCGCCCTGAAAAGCATGCAGCTAGACCGGGCGCTGGAGCCACTGCAGGCGCTAGAGAACCGCGCCCGCGATGAGTTCCGAGACGGGGAGATCGACCGGGAATTACGCCTGGAGTCTCTGAAGGCCCAGGAAGAGCAGATCAAGAAAGCGGCCCGAACCAAAGGGGGATCACTCGACCTTGACGCCCTCCGGAAACTGCGGGAAGAACTGCGGGAGGCCGCGCCCGTCGCTACCCGGTACGTGGTCAACAACGTCACGTATGAGAAGCTGGGCGAGCTTCTGGGGGAGAACCCACGCGGCCTGACGATGGTGCGGGATGAGCTGGCCGGGTGGATCGACCACATGAGCCGCGAAGAGAACGCGGAAGCACGGGGCTTCTTCCTCACCAGTTGGAACGGCGACGGCTCCTATGACTTCGACCGCATAGGCCGGGGCACCGTGCGAGTGGATCACCTCTGTCTGGCCGTGGTCGGCATGATCCAGCCGGGGCCGATGCAACAATTCCTGAGACGGAGCCGCGCCGGGACTGCCGGTGACGTGGGCTTACTGCAGCGGTTCCAGCTTCTGATCTACCCGGACGGGATGCCCAAATGGGTACGCCGGGGCCACCCGGCAGACCCCCAGGCGAAGGCCCGCGCCTTTGCGGTGTATGAGGCGCTGGACACCCTGCGCCGGTCAGCGGAGCCGGTCACGCTGACCTTTACCGACGAGGCCCAGGCCGTCTTCAGGGAGTGGCGCGACACCCTGGAGAACCGCCTCCGGGGTGGGGAGTTGGTCGACTCTCCCGCGTTTGAATCACACCTGGGCAAATACCGCTCCCTGGTGCCCTCGCTGGCCCTGATCTTTCATCTGGTCGAAGTGGCCCAGGCCCACCCGGACCCGGCCACACTGCCGCCCGTGTCCATCGATGCGCTGGAGCTGGCCCTCAACTGGGCTGAGTTCCTGGAGTTGCACGCCCGGAAGGTGTACGCGGTCGAAGTAGGGGGCTTCCACGCCCCGGCCTATGCCCTCGTCGACAAGATCAAGGCGGGCGCGGTCAGGGATGGGGACCGGCTGTATGCCCTGCGCCGGAAGGAGTGGGCCGGGCTGAAGGATGAGGAATTGGGGCTGGCCCTGAGCGCCCTGACCGAATGGGGATGGGTGCAGGTCGAAGTCGTAGAGACGGGCGGGCGACCGGCGGAAGTGCTGCGCCTGCACCCGGAGCTGACGGGGGGTGAAGCGTGA
- a CDS encoding sulfite exporter TauE/SafE family protein, translated as MLAVIGVGLLAGVLGAILGLGGGVVVVPALEFVLPHFGRDITIGQAVAVSQIGVLAVGLSGAASYLQQGLVRARTGYLLSPYTIIGGAIGSFLGLVLPARAVATVFALLLLYSAYNLLRGLKRVEVERPPSRLVPPAMTFAGIMSGLLGIGGGTVQVPVLNLLAGVPIRQAIATSTFIMGLTAVGNALVYQAGGLLDVRLAAGVALGVLVGARAGAGLQSRIPAAGLKLFFSVLLVLTAGQLLWKYWGHT; from the coding sequence ATGCTTGCGGTGATCGGTGTCGGCCTGCTCGCCGGGGTGCTGGGGGCGATTCTGGGCCTGGGCGGCGGTGTGGTGGTCGTTCCCGCGCTGGAATTCGTGCTTCCGCACTTCGGGCGCGACATCACCATCGGGCAGGCGGTGGCGGTCTCACAGATCGGGGTGCTGGCGGTGGGCTTGAGCGGCGCGGCCAGCTACCTGCAACAGGGCCTGGTGCGTGCCCGCACAGGGTACCTGCTTTCGCCCTACACCATCATCGGCGGGGCAATCGGTAGCTTTCTGGGGCTGGTTTTGCCGGCGCGGGCGGTCGCCACGGTCTTTGCGCTGCTGCTGCTGTATTCGGCCTACAACCTGCTTCGCGGGCTGAAGCGGGTGGAGGTCGAGCGGCCACCGAGCCGCCTGGTACCGCCTGCCATGACCTTTGCCGGCATCATGAGTGGCCTGTTGGGCATCGGTGGGGGCACGGTGCAGGTGCCGGTGCTCAACCTGCTGGCGGGGGTTCCTATCCGGCAGGCGATCGCCACCTCGACCTTCATCATGGGGCTGACCGCCGTCGGAAACGCCTTGGTCTACCAGGCAGGCGGGCTGCTGGACGTGCGCCTTGCCGCTGGGGTCGCGCTGGGTGTGCTTGTCGGGGCGCGTGCCGGAGCCGGGCTACAAAGCCGCATTCCCGCTGCGGGGCTCAAGCTGTTTTTCAGCGTGCTGCTGGTCTTGACCGCCGGTCAGCTTCTCTGGAAATACTGGGGGCACACGTGA
- a CDS encoding HD domain-containing protein: MLRRPSLPPFPAGALLVGGAVRDWLRGLAPRDFDWAASSPAQAAQALAAQVGGPAFALDEARGYWRVQTPAGIQHDFVPLPQDITSDLLRRDFTVNALALTADRKLLDPAGGRADLRARRLRMVSEANLREDPLRAWRAVRFETTLGFRLEPATETAVRQAAADLAAGRLPLPAPERVRDEWQVLLSHPNAARGVQRMERLGLLALTLPELREGIGVQQGGFHHLDVFGHGLEALHQLLSRFPEAELPLRWATLLHDVGKPRTRETEKHPGRITFYGHERVGAELAREALTRLRLPSAEVNRVAALIRAHMAHLPSDEREARRFVHRRRELLPDLLRLMLADREAARGPQSTPGTRQAYALGIERVLAALEEQPAPPPPLLSGHDVMALLHLPPGPAVGAALRAVAEAQALGEVRTAQEARSFLQAWHTRNP, translated from the coding sequence ATGTTGCGCCGGCCTTCCCTCCCCCCCTTTCCAGCGGGCGCCCTGCTGGTTGGCGGGGCGGTGCGCGACTGGCTGCGGGGCCTGGCTCCCAGGGATTTTGACTGGGCGGCGTCCTCGCCCGCGCAGGCAGCACAGGCGCTGGCCGCGCAGGTGGGTGGCCCGGCCTTCGCGCTCGATGAGGCGCGGGGCTACTGGCGGGTTCAGACACCAGCGGGTATTCAGCATGACTTCGTGCCGCTTCCGCAGGACATCACCAGCGATCTCCTGCGGCGGGACTTCACGGTCAATGCGCTTGCCCTTACCGCCGACCGGAAGCTGCTGGACCCGGCGGGTGGGCGGGCCGATCTACGAGCACGGCGGCTGCGGATGGTGTCGGAGGCGAATCTGCGCGAAGATCCCCTGCGGGCCTGGCGGGCGGTGCGCTTCGAAACCACCCTGGGCTTTCGCCTGGAGCCGGCGACGGAAACGGCCGTCAGGCAGGCGGCGGCCGACCTCGCGGCGGGCCGACTGCCGCTTCCCGCGCCCGAGCGGGTGCGCGATGAGTGGCAGGTGCTTCTCTCGCATCCGAACGCAGCAAGAGGGGTGCAGCGTATGGAACGCCTCGGCCTGCTCGCCCTCACCCTGCCTGAACTGCGTGAAGGGATCGGGGTACAACAGGGCGGCTTTCACCATCTGGATGTGTTCGGACACGGGTTGGAAGCGCTGCACCAACTGCTCAGCCGCTTTCCCGAAGCGGAGCTGCCGCTGCGGTGGGCGACGCTGCTCCACGACGTGGGAAAGCCGCGTACCCGCGAGACCGAGAAGCACCCTGGCCGCATCACCTTCTACGGCCACGAGCGCGTAGGGGCAGAGCTGGCGCGGGAGGCCCTGACCCGGCTGCGTCTGCCGAGCGCGGAGGTGAACCGAGTCGCGGCCCTGATTCGCGCCCATATGGCCCATCTACCCAGCGACGAGCGGGAGGCGCGGCGCTTTGTTCACCGTCGCCGCGAGCTGCTGCCCGACCTCCTGCGGCTGATGCTCGCTGACCGTGAGGCGGCGCGGGGACCACAGAGCACGCCCGGCACCCGTCAGGCCTATGCTCTTGGCATTGAGCGCGTGCTCGCCGCGCTCGAAGAGCAGCCCGCCCCCCCACCCCCACTGCTCAGCGGACACGACGTCATGGCGCTGCTGCACCTTCCTCCCGGCCCGGCTGTCGGGGCAGCACTCCGAGCGGTCGCCGAGGCACAGGCGCTTGGTGAGGTGCGAACCGCCCAGGAGGCACGGAGTTTTTTGCAGGCCTGGCACACAAGGAACCCCTAA
- a CDS encoding helix-turn-helix domain-containing protein: MNEQVRRAVRERMQEQGLTQTELGELVGMAQPNVQRLLAGRVGAVPESWQRVLDALGLELVAVPRKEA; encoded by the coding sequence ATGAATGAACAGGTGCGGCGGGCGGTCCGGGAGCGTATGCAAGAGCAGGGGCTGACCCAGACAGAGCTGGGGGAGTTGGTTGGAATGGCCCAGCCCAACGTGCAGCGGCTTCTGGCCGGACGCGTGGGGGCGGTGCCGGAGAGCTGGCAGAGAGTCCTAGACGCGCTGGGCCTGGAGTTGGTCGCCGTGCCCAGGAAGGAAGCGTGA